In Calothrix sp. PCC 7507, one DNA window encodes the following:
- a CDS encoding alpha/beta fold hydrolase — MSSTENKIKVDSLEWFYREAAPIGRTDLLPVLFLHGIVSQSYSWRHILPALANQGTRAIAPDWIGYGFSATPEKRYFAYTPEAFITALAAFVKTLELERFSLVVQGFLGSVGLQYALRHPEQIANLAILNTPISTAAKLPWKIKQMGLPLAGEMMTQDPLLVDRTLEGGSRYRIADKDLDVYRKPFLKSSAPGRALLATIRNLQLEPAMTEITSGFKEWQQPILIQWGMIDPWLSVDTAQEFANSVPNAELIKLNNVGHYPQEHYHETILEDLLPFVRRAESS, encoded by the coding sequence GTGTCGTCAACAGAAAATAAAATAAAAGTAGATTCTCTCGAATGGTTTTATCGCGAAGCTGCGCCAATTGGCAGAACTGACTTATTACCTGTGTTGTTCCTGCATGGTATAGTCTCACAAAGTTACAGTTGGCGCCATATTTTACCTGCTTTGGCGAACCAAGGTACAAGAGCGATCGCCCCAGATTGGATTGGCTATGGCTTTTCTGCAACCCCAGAAAAACGATATTTTGCTTATACACCTGAAGCATTTATCACAGCTTTAGCAGCATTTGTCAAAACCTTAGAACTTGAACGTTTTTCCTTAGTTGTGCAAGGCTTTTTAGGTTCTGTAGGATTACAATATGCCTTACGCCACCCCGAACAAATTGCCAATTTAGCTATCCTGAATACACCCATTTCCACCGCTGCTAAATTACCCTGGAAAATCAAACAAATGGGTTTACCTTTAGCCGGTGAAATGATGACTCAAGACCCCCTTTTAGTTGACCGCACTCTAGAAGGAGGTAGCCGTTATCGCATCGCAGATAAAGATTTAGATGTTTATCGTAAACCATTTTTGAAAAGTTCTGCTCCTGGTCGCGCCCTGTTAGCAACTATTCGTAATTTGCAACTCGAACCAGCCATGACAGAAATCACATCTGGGTTTAAAGAATGGCAACAACCCATTTTAATTCAATGGGGTATGATAGACCCTTGGTTATCCGTAGACACAGCACAAGAGTTTGCCAATTCTGTTCCCAATGCCGAATTAATAAAACTTAATAACGTCGGGCATTACCCACAAGAACACTATCACGAAACAATTTTAGAAGACCTTTTACCCTTTGTGCGTCGCGCTGAATCTAGTTGA